The Thermus antranikianii DSM 12462 genome has a segment encoding these proteins:
- the sdhC gene encoding succinate dehydrogenase, cytochrome b556 subunit, which translates to MYRGREGQWAFYLHRISGLGILVFLMLHVANISSAMWGPEVSNALMKFYHQPVFQVGLLLLIAGVLYHGFNGLRIILMDFTAWGVRYQRQLWYGVWILFVIFYLPFLVKIGGGILGGSHGD; encoded by the coding sequence ATGTACAGGGGAAGAGAAGGGCAGTGGGCGTTTTACCTACACCGGATTTCGGGCCTGGGCATCCTGGTCTTCCTCATGCTCCACGTGGCCAATATTTCCAGCGCCATGTGGGGCCCGGAGGTGTCCAACGCCCTCATGAAGTTCTACCACCAGCCGGTTTTCCAGGTCGGGCTTCTCCTTCTCATTGCCGGAGTGCTTTACCACGGCTTCAACGGGCTTAGGATCATTCTTATGGACTTTACTGCCTGGGGGGTCCGCTACCAGCGTCAGCTTTGGTATGGGGTTTGGATCCTCTTCGTGATCTTCTACCTGCCCTTCCTGGTGAAGATCGGAGGGGGCATCTTGGGGGGTAGCCATGGCGATTAA
- the speD gene encoding adenosylmethionine decarboxylase, with translation MELFGFGPHLMVDGYDANPDKLRDAELVRRVLDELPEEMEMTKVLSPFVYSYGPEGEDGVTGVVIIAESHIAIHTFPRKRFLSIDIFSCKAFDMARVLKKLTAVFEIGRYETYMINRGKEFPKDPELARKIVLGEREYLEARVS, from the coding sequence GTGGAACTCTTTGGGTTCGGACCGCATCTGATGGTGGATGGCTACGACGCCAATCCCGACAAGCTCCGGGACGCTGAGCTGGTGCGCCGTGTCCTGGACGAGCTCCCCGAGGAGATGGAAATGACCAAGGTGCTTTCCCCCTTCGTCTACAGCTACGGTCCCGAGGGGGAGGATGGGGTGACCGGGGTGGTGATCATCGCCGAAAGCCACATCGCCATCCACACCTTCCCCAGAAAGCGCTTCCTTTCCATCGATATCTTCTCCTGCAAGGCCTTTGACATGGCGCGGGTTCTAAAGAAGCTCACCGCGGTCTTTGAGATCGGCCGCTACGAAACCTACATGATCAACCGGGGCAAGGAGTTCCCCAAGGATCCCGAGCTGGCCCGGAAGATCGTCCTGGGGGAGCGGGAGTACCTCGAGGCCCGGGTAAGTTAG